The Chryseobacterium aureum genome contains a region encoding:
- a CDS encoding glycohydrolase toxin TNT-related protein → MKHLFKYIFFLAITSFSVACSSDNDDVMDVNPDISTVFYKNADELAATYDNNNSVSQAIRNQAYDLYKRGKWSELESLFKANGLNGGWPPANGGYNIVDDVPLQVGQKFDRYSGAVGSYNGTGVPTLGGSFTSPIINGYVYTFTQRALNQPEDKYDFYYEIDVLNNSMQFKTQTADIIPWFSQAGKGKQTMWKIPVDINTGYQKTWNKLAEEGYVKITIKKSPSGKYPNLAGTVIQP, encoded by the coding sequence ATGAAACATTTATTTAAGTACATTTTCTTTTTGGCCATTACCTCGTTCTCGGTAGCCTGCAGCTCAGATAATGATGATGTAATGGACGTCAACCCGGATATTAGTACGGTATTTTACAAAAACGCTGATGAACTGGCAGCCACTTATGACAATAACAATTCGGTAAGCCAGGCGATCAGAAACCAGGCCTATGATCTGTACAAACGGGGAAAATGGAGTGAATTGGAATCACTTTTTAAAGCCAATGGTTTAAATGGCGGCTGGCCGCCTGCTAACGGAGGTTACAATATCGTAGACGACGTACCTTTACAGGTTGGGCAGAAATTTGACCGATACAGCGGAGCGGTAGGCAGCTATAACGGAACCGGGGTCCCTACTTTAGGGGGAAGCTTTACAAGTCCCATTATCAACGGATATGTATATACTTTTACACAAAGGGCTTTAAATCAGCCTGAAGATAAATATGATTTCTATTACGAAATTGATGTTTTGAATAATTCCATGCAGTTTAAGACCCAGACAGCAGACATCATTCCCTGGTTCAGCCAGGCAGGAAAAGGAAAACAAACCATGTGGAAAATTCCGGTTGACATTAACACAGGATATCAGAAAACCTGGAACAAGCTGGCAGAAGAAGGTTATGTAAAAATTACCATCAAGAAAAGTCCAAGCGGAAAATACCCTAACTTAGCAGGCACAGTAATTCAGCCATAA
- a CDS encoding DUF1697 domain-containing protein — protein sequence MKYCAFLRGVNVKGTNMKMADVCQVFKDAGMKEVSSVLASGNIVFSSDQKGDELKTILEKAMSEHFSYEAFLFVKSQKETETFWNSIPFEKSDDLHIYGFIGIPGVEKILMEEFQKADQAENEKAAIINDLFYWQVPKGNTLESTFGKVLGKKSLKDQFTSRNVNTFEKVLNKMK from the coding sequence ATGAAATACTGTGCTTTTCTCCGCGGCGTGAACGTAAAAGGAACCAATATGAAAATGGCTGATGTATGCCAGGTTTTTAAAGATGCCGGAATGAAAGAAGTAAGTTCCGTACTGGCTTCCGGCAATATTGTTTTTTCTTCGGATCAAAAAGGAGACGAACTGAAAACCATTCTGGAAAAAGCTATGTCTGAACATTTTTCATATGAAGCCTTTCTGTTTGTAAAATCTCAGAAAGAAACCGAAACCTTTTGGAACAGCATTCCTTTTGAGAAGAGTGATGACCTTCATATTTATGGTTTTATAGGGATTCCGGGTGTGGAAAAAATTTTAATGGAAGAGTTCCAGAAAGCAGATCAGGCAGAAAACGAAAAAGCAGCAATTATCAATGACCTATTTTACTGGCAGGTTCCTAAGGGAAATACATTAGAGTCTACTTTTGGAAAAGTGCTGGGCAAAAAAAGTCTCAAAGATCAGTTCACCAGCAGAAACGTGAATACGTTTGAGAAGGTTTTGAATAAGATGAAGTAA